GTTCCTTTCTACCACTGTAGTCATTGAAGCTACAATTGTTGTAGTTGATGGCTCATATCGTATAAGCAGTGAAATAGGACTCGATCATAATCCTAAAATGTTAACTGACGGCGATGGGGAAGGAGGGGTCCAAGAGGAGGGTGGAATAGAGGAGGAGGATCGGAGTAAAAGTGGGgacgagaagggaaggagaatggCACTCAGGCCCTTGTCGGCCAGGGTCACTTTGTGTGCATGGAACAACATGGCTTGTTGCTGGGTCTGATCTATGGGCCTCATAAACTTTGCCATATAAACATGTCTTCCTTTTCATTAAAAAAACATGAGTAATTAATGTGAAGTTAGATTATTACATAGTTTCTTTTACTATGGGTTCCATATGGTAGGGAAATATTCATCTCAATCCGGGCTCAACACGTGGTAGCCTAATCAAACCAAGGTGGCCAAGGACTCGGTCAACGGTTGAGCCGCATAGACATTGGCCCAATATAAAGTTTCGAAGAAATATTTTATCCATATTGTAGAGTAATCGATGCGAGTCATTGATTTACTTGAAACTCTCACTTTCTATTCCGTGACTAACTTAAGCGTtagaatgatcatgttgggaattCAATACGTCCTCGGTCTTTGTTTAGGTCGGCATCCGAGACTTTCTTGGCTCCACCTAAGTTTTTGTACATGTAAACTCGAACCAATTCCGGCTGATTCGGACATTACCGACATTCTCCCAAATGATAGTACTCTTGCATAGCACTTCATCATTACCAGATCTATCTAGTGATTAGGTCTTCAATTGGATCACCAGTTGCTGAGAAACGGCAGCTACCGATTGTAAATGCTGAGAAAGGGCCCCAACACACTTAGGTTCTTGCAAATGCATGTTCTAGGGAACATCAATGTAGCAGCCAATATCAATTTCTTTGTTAAAAATGCAGGATATTACTCAACAGAGCATCAAATGTAGTACTAAAGTTTTCACCTCTATCGATCATAGCTTGCAATATTCGAATTGGACTTCTATGGTGGTTCTCTTGTTTTCCAAGTAGTAGTTCATCAAGTGTTGGTTAATAATACAAGAAACAGTTTGCATGACAATCTGCCTATCCATTTTTGCATTGCCATGCTTTAATTAATGACATACACTCCTTAAATCTTTAGTTGTTTTGATCATACATAGATCCACGACTgtgaaataattatttttctctgttaaattttttttctctaaaataaTGCGAGGCTGTGAATCATCTATTTTGATTTGTATCCTTTCTGTTTGGTAGAATCACTTGGGTTCCTTCTCAGTTCTCATATAATTATCTGGTCTACAGATATCAGAGTAGAGATGGTAGCGAATGCTGAACCAGTAGCTCAATAAAGGAAGAACTAATGCAGCTAAAACTTGAAATCACATAAGGTAGGAGAAACATCTGCCCTATCACACAAGCCAACTGGGTTGGGTACCCCATAGTCTAAGTTGCCCTCTCTTCGAACCTTCGAACCCAACTCCAGTGTCTACAACTTGATCTCCGACTCCCCAAATCGAGTAATAAAAGAGATCCTTTTTGAAACAGAACAACTATCTTTCAATCCCTTGGGTGAAGTCAGACCACTTTGGTTTCGATGTACCAGACCTTCTTTCTCCTTCGAGCATAGAAAAATGAAGGGGCAATTGACATGCAATAAGACAAATTAGCTTAGAGTGCCGCCCATTACAAGTTGCCAATTCAAGTGGCCAATTACACTTCAATTTTATCCAATGCTTCACCTTCACATTCTTTGTTCTCCATGAGACCTGAACAGTGGAAGAGGAGGAGATAAGAAAGACGTTGGTTGAGGCAGGCAGGAGTTATTGTAGAAAGGCTTGCTCTTTTTCTGATCACCATGTGCTTGCCATACTTGGTGGCCTTCTCAAGGGCACGCTTGCCTTGAATTGATGGGGGACAATCCTCTCTGCCACATGCCCGGACCCAAGAGAATGTCTCAGCTTTTGGGCCGCATGCCCGAAGAGACGCAGCTTTTACTAATCTGTAGAAAGGAATGAGATTATGAGGGAAGCTAAAGATGGAGTTGAGCAGCCCAGGGAAGAGAGAAGTTGTGACCACATCAAAGGTAGGGCTCCTAATCATAGATGTCATGATTCCTCATTCCTTTATGCATTGGAAGGGTTGGATTAAAGGCTGCGGCTGCCATGCTTCCTAGACAACCAGAAAGGAAGAACTCGCGACTGTATGATGGTTTTGTTTAGGGTTTTGCATGAGACTGACAACTCACAGAAATGATTCTTCGAACTAATGGGTTTTGGACCAAGATTGCTTTAGTTGAATTAAGGTTAAAAGGGAGGAAGACCAGCTTTAGAATTAGGATTCTTTGCAAGGGAAAAGTATGTCTGCTACAGAGAAAGGGATGAATCCATGAGCCCGAGACTCTAAGCTAATGATGAAGGCAATAATATGATGTGTGGGTCTCGAGGAGCTTACTTAATCTGTCTGACCTTTTGCATGTGTTTAGGGTTCTCGGTGGAGGAGAATTGTCTGCGTGGAAGAAGCTTGGTTCAATGGCAGTGGGAAGGGTGGTGCTGTGGTGCTCCTGTTAACTGGAAGGAACCTGTTACCCAGGGTTTCCAGATCTCTGACTTGTGACTTGAGGAACTTGAGGTAGTTGACAGCCTCATCGAGCATAGACGCAGTGTCCATTCTGCTGCCCCCTGGGACCAGCCTTTGCAGTATTCTCAGCCTCTCACTTATCCTTTCCCTCCTATGCCTTGCAGCCACAGTCTGTGGGTCACTCGATATCTTCACGTTCTTCCTCTGTGGCTTCTCCGCTGCCTCCTCCACCCCCAGACTCACCGGCCGCAGAGCTGCAGCCCTATAGATCATCTCCTTCGCCTGCGCGATCGCCTCGGTGTCGGGCTCGTATCCGCCTTCCCGAACAAAATCGATACTCGAACTCCCCGAGTGCTTCTCTGATCTCGGCTTCTTCGATTGGGCTCCCCTCGAGAAGCTAATTTGATAGCCTCCCTCCCCTGTTGAGCAACTCGATTGGAGGAGGCTACAAATCGGGTGGTTGCTTTCCCCTACTCTCTTCACCTCATCTAACTTTCTCTTGGTGTTTCTCCTTCCCTTCAGAGATTCAAGTTGCCGAACCGAGGAAGCCTGTGAAGCCACATCGTCCAGGTTTGGCCCGCCGTTCTCGGACTCCCCCGAAGAAATGTTACCGCTGCAACTCAAACCATGCACCACATTTGTGCGTCGAGAGAACGCAGCCGCGGTGCCATCTTGCGCATCGACGGTGTTGCTGATGACTTGTAGCTCTTCAGATGTCCCGAATGATGGAGGAGCAGCAGCATCGCCCAAGGTAGTACCCAGTGCTGGTGTCACGAGAACAGAGTCAGCTGCTGACATTATCGCTTCTTGGTACTGCAACAGATCCAGATTCAAACTGTTGTTGATGGAGTCCGAGGCGGGAGTTAAGATTTCCATCGACTCACTGATTCCATCAACATCAGAACTGGTTTGGCGTGCAAGAATCCGCTGAAGCTCGAGACTTGAGCTGAGGATGAGAGCTTCGTTGAGGTCCGACTCCTCGTTAAAGCTGTTGTGGCCTTCGCTAGAGGTCGTGAAGTCATCGTAGTGATTGCTCCATATACTTGGCGACATGGAAACCTCGGTTCTGATGGCCGCTGGATTCTCCCAACCAAATCTATCCATGGTGAGTTAGCTGTTCCGGATCTGTATCTTCCACAGTCATCAAGATAGCCTTAGTTTGAGTCGTAAGACCAAAGCAAACATTCTATCAAACATTTGCACCTCGTAAAATAAACACGATGTTTCTACTACTGCATATGAGTTATACCTTTGTGATCTGGTGGATGCAGCAACCTCGATTCCTCGATTGGTCTCAGGAACTCAGAAGAGTGTGTGGCCAAAGACCGAACGATGTCGTCGCCGCTGTCTTCTGCCCACTGTTTCTACGATGTCGTCGTTCATCACTCGTGAAGACATTAACTGCACGGAAGCCAGCTAAAGCAGCTTCTGCTAACGTCACTTGTGGCACAGGCGAACTTGCTGACTATATACAACAAGACAAGGCATTAAAACCCCGTAACCTCCCAATAATGTCCACCAGATCACATGTCGAAGCCGGGCATCCCCGAAGAAGCACCGGGGCAgagataaaaagaagaagatgcataTGGCGTACCGCTGTGTTATGTTATCTTCTGGGGTAGGCATGAAGAGCTCATCTCCTGCAAATAAAGCTTATAAGTGAGTAGGGCAGTGAGATGGTCTTTGATGAGAGTTGTCTAGAGGTTCTCTTTCACCTTTGTGTTTTGGGAGTTTGGTGGTAAATTGATGTGATTTGCCTTGTTGATGCTTCTAGTTATGCAGTATTACTCGTGCTGTCCCTGTCCCTAATTCTACATCAACGATTCTATCTATCTCCTCCATACCATACAAGGTATTTCTGATCACATATATGTGAACAAAATAGATCCTTTTCTAATAGCTTAAGCTTTTAAAGTTCATGATATTTAAACTGGTTTCACAGCACATCATGAAATCTTTAagaacatatatacatacatatacacatgatCATAATGCACTTCCACCTTTGCTTAAATAGTTAGTCTTGGAAACAATAACAAAGccaatttttttttagtttacatCGATCTCAGTTTTGATTATTAGTTTGATTTCTTGTCTGATCTAAAGTTGATTGGATCCAAAAGATTAGTGCATCACAAATCAAGAAAGCAGAATCAGAAAAATCTAAAATCGATCGAGTGGATCAAAATATTCAGATCATCCTCACCCATTGAATGAAATCGAGATCGATCGGCCTCGTAGAGCCTCTACCCCCAATTTCATCTATCAAACACTTGACGTAATCTCGTGAACCGGGAGACCGATGTTTGAACTACAGCACTACAGCAGGCCGCGAGTCACCTCCCAGAGATCAATTCATGGTTGACGTGACGGGCCTCGATTCACCAAATCGTGATGTGATGTCGATCATAAACTGTCTCCCGCTTCGATGTGACCTCGATCGTGGCCTCCGGTGAACCGGTTGACTTCATCTTCCGCTTACATTAACTACTGTTACACTCTTTAACCGCTGTCATTATGAATTTATATATGTTGATGAAGAACGAATGATCCAACAGTATAAACAAAGATGTGCTCCCACAGTGCATACAATTCCTAAATGTTTTATTATATTCCGAGAATTATTTGTGCTGTGCATACATTTTTTTACGTCGGGAGAAAAGAACACCGTAAAGAGGTGGTACCACCTGGAAGAGCGTAAGGCCCATTCCGGGCCCGTATCGACGGCACCAGGAAGTCGATCAGGATTCGAGACCACTGGTCCCGCTATCACCGTGGTGGGGCCGAGAAAGGCGCTGCGAGTGAGCACCGGTGCCGTGGGCCGCACCGGGGTGGGACCAGCCCGCCACCAGCTCACCCTTTCTTTGCTGCCGGATCCGGCACGGGAACTGCACGTGGGGTTGACGTCTCGCCCGACGACGTGTCCACCTCCTATTGCGCGAGTCGAGGGGCCGGCACGTGGGAGCGTTCGCTCTCTGAGGGACCACCCCAAGACATGGCGAGTTCTTGAggccaaggagagagagagagaccagctTTGGGCGTTCACGTTCACTCCCTCCCCTCGCTGTCGGTGCCTCAcagagatagatagagagagagagagagagagagagtccattTCAAGAGCTGCGATTAATAGggcaaagaaaagaaagaatacgAACTAATTGTTTTGTTGGCCCCCACCGCATTTACTGCGAGGGCCCACCGATGATTGGGCAACAGCACAAACAGGATTCTCTTGCCTGCAAGTACATCCATAAGTGGCTGTCCATTCTGACATGTTTCCTTCCCTCctcccggtggatcgatcgatctCATTTCCCCATCTGCCGGTCCCTCTTCGCTCGACCTCCATCTCCACGTCAAGAGACATCACGTGGCTCCTCGAAACTTCAAGAACATGTTTCTGCATCATTTAAATCTTGGATTGGAGATAGATATTAATGAAGCAGGAAACCGTTCTTCGGTGTATCACATTGTCCTGTTGATATGCTGCTGCATAGCGAGAGTTAAACTACAGGTAATGGTGTTCTATGTGGtccttcctgttcagtgggcttcATGGTCCACAAATTGTTCGTGGAGCAAATGAAGAGAGTTAAAAGCACTGTGAAATCTCCCCTGTTTCGGCACAGAACCAAACTGAAGAAGAAGGCTGTTCGATCGTGTTCATTCCTCGGATGTGGTCATGTGTGCCTCGCAAAGAGAAGAAGACCGTCATTTCTCCGTGCCGATGCTTCGTTGGTCTTTCTTTCATGCAGAGAACAACCTCGAGAGCGTCTCAGCATGCCTCTCGAGGACCACTTCGCGGCTGGAGCCGCCGTCGTTGTCGCCGACGTGTTGGCATGTGAATTGTTTGTCCACTCTATTCGTCGCCATCGATCAAATGCTCATCCACTCGCTTGTCGTTCATGCATCGCCCATTTGGAGTAGCTTTGTCATGTTCCTCGTCTTTGTACACTTCGATCCCATCTCTTTCTCACGTTATCCCGTCCTGCGTGAACGTATCCAGCCGGAATCCAACCACCGTGGCTCCACCTGGCCGCCTGAAAGAGACAGATTA
The DNA window shown above is from Musa acuminata AAA Group cultivar baxijiao chromosome BXJ2-4, Cavendish_Baxijiao_AAA, whole genome shotgun sequence and carries:
- the LOC135582599 gene encoding transcription factor bHLH87-like — encoded protein: MDRFGWENPAAIRTEVSMSPSIWSNHYDDFTTSSEGHNSFNEESDLNEALILSSSLELQRILARQTSSDVDGISESMEILTPASDSINNSLNLDLLQYQEAIMSAADSVLVTPALGTTLGDAAAPPSFGTSEELQVISNTVDAQDGTAAAFSRRTNVVHGLSCSGNISSGESENGGPNLDDVASQASSVRQLESLKGRRNTKRKLDEVKRVGESNHPICSLLQSSCSTGEGGYQISFSRGAQSKKPRSEKHSGSSSIDFVREGGYEPDTEAIAQAKEMIYRAAALRPVSLGVEEAAEKPQRKNVKISSDPQTVAARHRRERISERLRILQRLVPGGSRMDTASMLDEAVNYLKFLKSQVRDLETLGNRFLPVNRSTTAPPFPLPLNQASSTQTILLHREP